The Trichocoleus desertorum ATA4-8-CV12 nucleotide sequence TGTGGAATGTGTAGCCTTTCTAGAACGGCAAGTTTAATGGCTACCGATGCAAATCCGAGTTGAAACCCCCGCCGATTATCCGGCGATCGCTGATCTCTTATTTGCAGCATTTAAGCAGGGAGATGAAGCCCATCTAGTAGAACAGATCCGATTGTCCGATCGCTATATCCCTGAGCTAACTTTAGTGGCAGAAAAGGCAGGCGTAGTTGTCGGACATATCCTTTTTAGCTACATCGACTTGGTGGGCGAAGAAACGCTGCCTGTTCTAGGTTTGGCTCCTTTGGCGGTACATCCTCAATATCAACGCCAGGGAATGGGCAGTGCTCTCGTTCAAATAGGTTTGGCAAAAGCAGAAGAGCGAGGAGATGTAATAGTCATTATTTTAGGACATCCTCCGTTCTATAACCGCTTTGGCTTTGAGCCATCTGTGAACTATGGCATTGAGTCTCCTTTTCCAGTTCCAGCGGGATTTTTTATGGTGAAGCTCTTGCAACCGGAACTACAGGGATATCAAAGCAAAGTCATTTATCCATCTGCGTTCCAATCTGTGTGAAGGCTACTACGGCCATCGCCAGGAGG carries:
- a CDS encoding N-acetyltransferase: MQIRVETPADYPAIADLLFAAFKQGDEAHLVEQIRLSDRYIPELTLVAEKAGVVVGHILFSYIDLVGEETLPVLGLAPLAVHPQYQRQGMGSALVQIGLAKAEERGDVIVIILGHPPFYNRFGFEPSVNYGIESPFPVPAGFFMVKLLQPELQGYQSKVIYPSAFQSV